A segment of the Streptomyces sp. XD-27 genome:
ACCCTCTCCTTCGGCCAGTCCCTCCGCGACGGCCTGCGGCACATCGCGGGCAAGCTGCTGGCGAGCCAGTACCCGGACCACCCCCAGCTGGATCCCGAGCACACCGGCACGACGGTGAAGGCCGCTGACGCCCGCAAGGTGTTCACCCACATCCGGGCCGCCGCGGAGGCACGCGACGGCCGCACCGAGGTCCCCGCCGGTGACCGGAAGCTGGTGCAGCGCATCGCCGGGCCGCTGCGGCTCGGGCAGCAGAAGGAGGCGTACTTCGAGCTGTCCCTGTACTGGGCCGATCACTTCCGGCGGCTCGCGCGGGAACGCGGCATCACTGGCGACCTCACTCTGATCACGCTCACCGACTGGACCGACGAACCGCAGCCGCGCGGGCTGCCCGACCACCTCGCCAAGCTGGTCGTCGCCTCGTTCGCCGAGATGGACGACCGGGTGTGGGTGCGCGGCGGGATGCCGCTCGACCCCGCCCCCGAGCTGTCGCAGATCAAGGATCACGACGCGCTGCGCAGCCAGCCGCTTCCCACCGAGGAGGACTGGGAAAGCGCTCGGCAGCGTTTCGCGACGATCTTCGGGAAGCCCGCGCCGGCGCTGCGGCGCGGCCGGATGGTCAACCAGTTCGCCCGCCAGATCACGGAGGAGGCCCGCTCCCACCAGGAGCACACGGTCGATCTTGTACGGCGGTTGGAGGAACACGCTGGGTTCCTCCGGCTCGACGAGACCGAGGAGAAGGGGCGGCTGGCTCTCGCCCGGCGGTCCGTCGAGTTGCTCAAGGCCGTCACGCAGGCGGCGGGCCAGGGGGCGGCCGGGGCGAAGAAGACGGTGGAGGCGCTGGCCACCTTCGACCTCGGGCGGGTCAGCGCCGACCGCTTCGGCACCTCGATCACGCAGGCGAGGGCTGTCGCCCAAGCGCTGGACTCGGCGTCCTGGACGACCCTCGACCTGGCGTCGAACGAGGGCCCGCAGGGCCAGGGCCTGCTGGAATCGCTGCGCAAGGCGGCCCGCGACGACCAGCGGACGAGCGACCTGTGTGGCGCCCTGTCACGCACCCAGCGTGAGGTGCTCGCGCTGGTCAAGAGCAACCGGAGCACCACCCCACCGCCGCCTCCGCCCACGGACGTTCGCCCGAGCGCGGAAGACGTGCCGCTGAACACGGTCACCAGCCACCCGCGTGTCCCCGAGGACACGCCCGCGGCGAACGGATCCGCCAAGGGCGGCGTGCGGCGTTCCGGTGTCAGCCGCGCCACCGCGGCGAGCGCCGCGGCGAGACTCCAGGCCGAGCTGGCCGAGCTGGCGGCCGAGGAGCCCGGCGCCACCGTCGAGATCTCCTGGCGGGTCGTCGGGTCATGAGCGCACCCATCACCTCCGTGGCGACACGCCTGAACGTCGCGACCATCACCCAGTACCTCTCGTCCCAGACTTCGCTTGCCGCCTCCCTCACCGGCGGCGACAAGCGGCGGGCGGTCCTGCTGCGCTCCGTGCCCCATTGGGACGGACCGGCCGAGCCGGTGTGGGGCGACGGGCACACAGCCCGTATCTCCGCGGCGCCCTCCCCGCTCGCCGTCCACGAGTTGGTCCTGAGTCACCTCGTGGAGCGGGCGGAGGGATCGGACGGGCCTGCCGTGCTCGTCATCCTGACCGATCGAGAACAGAGTGAACTCGACCCGGCGATCCTGGCTCGCACCCACAAGAAGCGCATCGACACCGTCGACAGCTGGGACGTGGTACGCGAAGCCTTCGGCGCCGAGCAGGTCGACCCCCGGCTCAAGGAGGCGAGCTGGGCCTCGGAGGCCCTGTTGGACGCGACCCCGCCAGGCGGCTGGCCACCGCTCGCGGGCGGCATGCTGGCCCGGAGCACGGCGCTGTCCGCTCTGGCGCTGCGACGGTTACGGCTCGGGAGGTACGACACCGAGTCGAGCGAGTCCCGGCGCTCCCGGGCGGGCGACGTCCTGGACACGCACACCCTGCTCGGCTGGTCCCTGAGCCCTGGTGGTCCCGAGCGGCTGCTGGAGCTGCGGGGCCCCGAGCGCGTGGGGCTCAGGGAATTCCTCGGCGAGCAGGACCAGGCCGGTCCGGCCGGAAAGGCGCTATTGGCCCTGGTCGAGGCCGAACACGGCGAGGAGGCGGTCGCGTTCGGACTCGTGTGCGGAGCGCTGTGGCTGCACGCCGCGCCGGACGCCGACACCTACCGGGCGCGGGGCCGCGCCGAGCGCTGGTTCGGCGAACAGCCGCCGGCTGTCGGCGAAGAGCTCGACGCCCTCGCGTCCGCGTTCGGGCGGGCCACCGAGGAGTACGTCGGCACGCTGCTCACCGCCGCGGCACGTGCCGGCGTCGGCGACGCGGACGAAGCCCGTGAGGCGCGTCGGATCAGCGACACCGTCCTGGACCGGGCATCCGCTCTGGTCCGCCGGTTCGGGGCGGAGACCGCTGCCCAGGCGAGCCCGTTGCTGCCGACCGGGCTGGAAGCCCGGTTCGCGGCCGCGGGGCGGGCCTTGTCGGCAGGCAGGCCAGGCCCCGTCGCGGAGGCTGTCGGCGCCCTGAGCGCGCACAAGCGCGCCGAGGGGCCTCAGATTCGGGTACGTATCGAGCGGGTCCGCATGGGTCAGCGCCTGGTCCAATGGCTGGCCGGCGACCCGGCTGTCGAGTCCGGCACCGCGGCGGCCTGCATAGAGCGGCACATCTCCGAGACCGGGTGGGTCGATCAGGCACTTGAGTACATCGAGGCCGGCGGCGACCCCGACCCCGCACTGAAGTCCGCCTATGACAGACTCGCCGCTTGCGTGCGGGAACGGCGGCACGAGATCGACCGGAACTTCGCACGCACACTGGCCACCTGGACTGCCGCGGGGACGCCGCCGGGATCCATGCTGGCGGTGGAGTCCTTCCTCGACCGGGTCGTCAAGCCGATCGTCCGCGGCGGGGACGGCCGGCGGATCATGCTGCTCGTGCTGGACGGGATGAGCGCGGCCGTCGCCGGTGAACTGGCGGAGGAACTCCGCTCTTCCTGGGCCGAGTTCGACCCGGTGAAGGAGGGTGCGCCGCGGCGGCGGGCCATGGCCGCCGCGTTGCCGACCCTGACCGCCGTCTCTCGTACGTCGCTGTTCGCGGGCAGGCTGATGAAGGGGACGCAGGCGGACGAGAAGCGCCTCTTCCCCGCCCAGAAGCTGTGGGCCGGGGCGCCGGCCGCCGTGTTCCACAAGGACGATCTGCGTGCTGAGAGCGCCGGGGAGACCTTCGGCCCTGATCTCAGCGAGGCGCTCGCCGATGGACGCACGCATGTGGCGGTCGTCCTGAACGCCATCGACGACAAGCTCGGCAAGGAACAGAAGCTCGGCGACGGGTCCTGGCAGGTCCACCACGTTCCGGGGCTTGTCGAACTTCTGCGGGTGGCCGCGGTCCAGGGCATGGCCGTGCTCATCACCAGCGACCACGGGCATGTGGTGGACCGGCACGGCTCGAGGGTCGACGCCGGCAACCCGGAATCCGCCCGCCACCGCACACCCGGCGGAACTCTGGGAAAGACCGAGGTCGCGCTCTGCGGCCCGCGTGTGGTCTGGCCCGATCCCGGTACGTCGATCGTCGCCCTGTGGGACGCCGACTCGCGCTACACCGCTCTCAAGGCGGGCTATCACGGCGGGGCATCCCTGGCCGAGTTCACCATCCCGGTCCTCGCCTTCCTTCCCTTCGGCGCAACACCGCCCCGGGAGTGGCGGGAGCTGGGTGATCAACGGCCGACGTGGTGGTTCCTGGACGAGCGGGCACCCCGGCCCGCTCCGGCCCGACCTGACCCGGCACCCGTATCCAGGAAGCCGACCCGTCAGAAGCCGTCGAAGGCCGAGGCCGAACTGGCCGAGACACACGACTCCCTGTTCGATGTCACCGTGGTTCCGGCGCCCTTGGGCGCCGACAAGCTGGTCACCACGGCTCTGGTGGGTCCCGCCGAAGCCCTGGTCACCGCGCTGCCGGCTTCGGGCGCCTTCCAGGACCAGGTCGGCCTGCTGGCTCGCAAGCCGCCGATGGAGAAGGTGGAGAAGGCGATCCTGGCCCTCCTCGATGCGGGAGGGACCCTGCCCGTGACCGCCGTGGCTCAGCGCGTCGGCTACCCGGCTACCCGGGCGGACGGCTTCGCCGCAGTGCTGCGCCAGCTCCTCAACTTCGACGGAGTCCAGGTCCTGGAGACCCTGCCGGACGGGCGAACGCTGCGCCTGCACCAGGGACTGCTGCGGGAGCAGTTCGGACTGGGCTGAACCCGGGCCGCGGGGCAGTCACCCCGCGGCCCATCGTGCTAGCCTCGGCCGCAGGGACGTCGCCAGGAAACTGACGCCCGGTTCGCCTCAGGCCCCGCGGAAGCGGGGCCTTTGTGCTGGTCAGGCCCTCGGTGGCGCCGGGACCCAGCAGTGCTGATGGATAACGCGCGGAGCCACGAAGGACCACAGCGTCTCGTTGGCCCTGCGCGCCCGGGGGTCGCCGTCCTGGCCGCTGACCAGCCGCCGGTGCAGATAGGCGATCAGGTCCGCGGCCTGCAACAGCCGGCTCGCCTTCGACGGCGCGAAGTGGATGGTGTCGACGAGGCGCGGGAGGGTGCTGCTGATACTGCCGCCCGTACCGGCGGTCTGGTAGTCGCGGAAGTGCCGACGGTGGTCGTCCGCTCCGTCGATCTCGTCCGCTATGACGAGGGCCAGCTCGTCCCGCACCTGCACGTGATCGCAGATCTGCTCCAGCAACTGCCGCAGCACAACCTGGTGCGGAGGCGGGCAGGACCCGGCATCGGCTTGCTGCGACCGGTAAGCCCTCACATCGATTCCCCGGACGATGACCTGCACGTCGTGTGAGCCGATCGCCTTCATGGCGTCGCCGTAGACGCCGATTCGGGCGCGGATCATGTTGCCGCCCTTGTTGCCCATCCGCTGCCAGTC
Coding sequences within it:
- the pglZ gene encoding BREX-2 system phosphatase PglZ, which gives rise to MSAPITSVATRLNVATITQYLSSQTSLAASLTGGDKRRAVLLRSVPHWDGPAEPVWGDGHTARISAAPSPLAVHELVLSHLVERAEGSDGPAVLVILTDREQSELDPAILARTHKKRIDTVDSWDVVREAFGAEQVDPRLKEASWASEALLDATPPGGWPPLAGGMLARSTALSALALRRLRLGRYDTESSESRRSRAGDVLDTHTLLGWSLSPGGPERLLELRGPERVGLREFLGEQDQAGPAGKALLALVEAEHGEEAVAFGLVCGALWLHAAPDADTYRARGRAERWFGEQPPAVGEELDALASAFGRATEEYVGTLLTAAARAGVGDADEAREARRISDTVLDRASALVRRFGAETAAQASPLLPTGLEARFAAAGRALSAGRPGPVAEAVGALSAHKRAEGPQIRVRIERVRMGQRLVQWLAGDPAVESGTAAACIERHISETGWVDQALEYIEAGGDPDPALKSAYDRLAACVRERRHEIDRNFARTLATWTAAGTPPGSMLAVESFLDRVVKPIVRGGDGRRIMLLVLDGMSAAVAGELAEELRSSWAEFDPVKEGAPRRRAMAAALPTLTAVSRTSLFAGRLMKGTQADEKRLFPAQKLWAGAPAAVFHKDDLRAESAGETFGPDLSEALADGRTHVAVVLNAIDDKLGKEQKLGDGSWQVHHVPGLVELLRVAAVQGMAVLITSDHGHVVDRHGSRVDAGNPESARHRTPGGTLGKTEVALCGPRVVWPDPGTSIVALWDADSRYTALKAGYHGGASLAEFTIPVLAFLPFGATPPREWRELGDQRPTWWFLDERAPRPAPARPDPAPVSRKPTRQKPSKAEAELAETHDSLFDVTVVPAPLGADKLVTTALVGPAEALVTALPASGAFQDQVGLLARKPPMEKVEKAILALLDAGGTLPVTAVAQRVGYPATRADGFAAVLRQLLNFDGVQVLETLPDGRTLRLHQGLLREQFGLG
- a CDS encoding DUF3800 domain-containing protein — protein: MLLTYVDESYDNDRYWMVALLVAERHLRPLHHALDSVVAKAADSYPVDRHAELHGHALVQAKDDWQRMGNKGGNMIRARIGVYGDAMKAIGSHDVQVIVRGIDVRAYRSQQADAGSCPPPHQVVLRQLLEQICDHVQVRDELALVIADEIDGADDHRRHFRDYQTAGTGGSISSTLPRLVDTIHFAPSKASRLLQAADLIAYLHRRLVSGQDGDPRARRANETLWSFVAPRVIHQHCWVPAPPRA